Proteins encoded together in one Sceloporus undulatus isolate JIND9_A2432 ecotype Alabama chromosome 4, SceUnd_v1.1, whole genome shotgun sequence window:
- the RPS8 gene encoding 40S ribosomal protein S8: MGISRDNWHKRRKTGGKRKPYHKKRKYELGRPPANTKIGPRRIHTVRVRGGNKKYRALRLDVGNFSWGSECCTRKTRIIDVVYNASNNELVRTKTLVKNCIVLIDSTPYRQWYEAHYALPLGRKKGAKLTPEEEEILNKKRSKKIQKKYDERKKNAKISSLLEEQFQQGKLLACIASRPGQCGRADGYILEGKELEFYLRKIKARKGK; this comes from the exons ATGG GTATCTCCAGGGACAACTGGCACAAGCGCCGAAAGACTGGCGGGAAGCGGAAACCCTACCATAAGAAGAGGAAGTATGAGTTGGGAAGGCCCCCCGCCAACACCAAA ATTGGCCCCCGGAGAATCCACACAGTAAGGGTACGTGGTGGGAATAAAAAATACCGTGCTCTGCGTCTGGATGTTGGGAACTTCTCTTGGGGATCTGAAT GCTGCACTCGTAAAACCAGAATCATTGATGTGGTGTACAATGCCTCCAACAACGAGCTGGTGCGCACAAAGACCCTGGTCAAAAACTGCATTGTACTCATTGACAGTACACCATACCGACAGTGGTATGAAGCCCACTATGCCTTACCCCTTGGGCGCAAAAAGGGTGCCAAGCTG ACTCCTGAAGAGGAAGAAATCTTAAACAAAAAACGTTCAAAGAAAATTCAGAAGAAGTATGATGAACGAAAAAAGAATGCTAAGATCAGTAGCCTTCTGGAAGAGCAGTTCCAGCAAGGAAAGCTACTTG CTTGCATTGCCTCCAGACCTGGACAGTGCGGCCGAGCAGATGGCTATATTCTGGAAGGCAAGGAGCTAGAATTCTACCTGAGGAAGATCAAGGCCAGGAAAGGCAAATGA
- the GPBP1L1 gene encoding vasculin-like protein 1 has product MAQHDFVPAWLNFSTPQSAKAPGAAFEKHGEHLPRGEGRFGVSRRRHNSSDGFFNNGPLRTAGDCWHQPSLHRHDSVDSGVSKGAHVGLAGNQPGWHGSSRGHDGMNQRGGGSTSHRHWNGNFHSRKGSAFPEKPPAEAKEEKEEKEKLQFEEEDFPSLNPEAGKQNNHSKPVGTPSGVWENPPSAKQPTKMLVIKKVSKEDPAAAFSAAFTSPGPQLSNGNKATTIVPSVYKNLVPKPAAPPSKPSQWKANRNEHKSASLTSSRDSAFTSPVSITKQAVLASGSILASSKENPSSITPPIEINSSRLTKLMRRTTDKKSEFLKALKDDRNGELPERNENNKLEDVEGSSTPEPKENWEENCHQNGLSLPLEEGENLSHSLEAEHRLLKAMGWQEYPENDESCLPLTEDELKEFQIKSEQLRRNGFRKNGFLQGRCSSQLFSHWRSTFKTEFEESDTETSSSETSDDDA; this is encoded by the exons ATGGCGCAGCATGACTTTGTTCCTGCCTGGCTTAACTTCTCTACACCACAGTCTGCAAAG GCCCCTGGAGCTGCTTTTGAGAAGCACGGAGAGCATCTTCCTCGAGGAGAGGGCCGCTTTGGAGTAAGCCGGAGACGCCACAACTCTTCGGATGGCTTTTTTAATAATGGGCCCCTCAGAACTGCAGGAG ATTGCTGGCATCAGCCCTCTTTACACCGCCATGATTCTGTGGATTCTGGTGTTTCTAAAGGAGCTCATGTCGGGCTAGCTGGCAATCAGCCTGGCTGGCATGGTTCTTCACGGGGCCATGATGGCATGAATcagcgaggaggaggaagtaCATCCCATCGCCATTGGAATGGCAATTTCCACTCTCGAAAGGGTTCAGCCTTTCCAGAAAAGCCACCTGctgaggcaaaggaggagaaggaagagaaggagaaactgCAGTTTGAGGAAGAAGACTtt CCATCACTGAATCCAGAAGCTGGAAAGCAGAACAACCACAGTAAACCAGTTGGGACTCCATCAGGTGTCTGGG AAAACCCTCCTAGTGCCAAGCAACCTACCAAGATGCTGGTCATCAAAAAGGTTTCAAAAGAAGACCCTGCTGCTGCTTTCTCAGCTGCATTTACATCACCAGGGCCTCAGCTTTCAAATGGGAACAAAGCAACCACCATTGTCCCAAGCGTCTATAAAAATCTGGTTCCTAAACCTGCAGCACCTCCTTCCAAG CCAAGCCAATGGAAAGCTAACAGAAATGAACATAAATCAGCCTCACTCACCTCCAGCCGTGATTCTGCTTTTACCAGTCCTGTGTCTATAACCAAACAAGCTGTATTGGCCAGTGGGTCGATTCTTGCCTCTTCCAAAGAG AATCCTTCCAGCATCACCCCTCCAATTGAAATAAACTCCTCTCGCTTGACAAAGCTGATGCGACGCACCACAGATAAGAAGAGTGAGTTCCTGAAGGCCCTGAAAGATGACAGGAATGGAGAATTGCCAGAACGCAATGAAAACAACAAACTGGAGGAT GTGGAAGGCAGCAGCACACCAGAACCAAAGGAAAATTGGGAAGAGAATTGCCATCAGAATGGTCTTTCTCTGCCTTTGGAAGAGGGAGAAAACCTCTCTCACTCATTAGAAGCAGAACACAG ATTATTAAAAGCAATGGGATGGCAGGAATACCCTGAAAATGATGAAAGTTGCCTTCCCCTCACAGAGGATGAGCTCAAAGAGTTCCAAATAAAGTCAGAGCAG CTAAGAAGAAATGGCTTTAGAAAGAATGGATTTCTTCAAGGCCGTTGCAGCAGTCAATTGTTCTCCCACTGGAGAAGCACTTTTAAGACAGAGTTTGAAGAATCAGATACAGAGACAAGTAGCAGTGAAACGTCAGACGATGATGCCTGA